One genomic region from Vidua macroura isolate BioBank_ID:100142 chromosome 18, ASM2450914v1, whole genome shotgun sequence encodes:
- the SUDS3 gene encoding sin3 histone deacetylase corepressor complex component SDS3 → MSAAGLVSAPPAAPPGPPAPAMAPAPDYYEEEELESAEEEDGERSARARDSDEDTEDASETDLAKHEEEDFVEMKEQMYQDKLASLKRQLQQLQEGTLQEYQKRMKKLDQQYKERIRNAELFLQLETDQVEKNYVKEKKAAAKEFEDKKIELKENLIAELEEKKKMIENEKLTMELTGDSMEVKPIMTRKLRRRPNDPVPIPDKRRKPAPAQLNYLLTDEQIMEDLRTLNKLKSPKRPASPSSPEHLPATPAESPAQRFEARIEDGKLYYDKRWYHKSQAIYLESKENTKISCVISSVGANEIWVRKTSDSTKMRIYLGQLQRGVFVIRRRSAT, encoded by the exons ATGAGCGCGGCCGGGCTCGTGTCCGCgccgcccgcagccccgccggggccgcccgcccCCGCCATGGCCCCCGCGCCCGACTACtacgaggaggaggagctggagagcGCCGAGGAGGAGGACGGCGAGCGGAGCGCCCGGGCCCGCGACTCCGACGAGG ACACTGAGGATGCCAGTGAAACAGACCTGGCAAAGCATGAGGAGGAGGACTTTGTAGAAATGAAAGAACA GATGTATCAGGACAAACTGGCATCTTTGAAGAGGCAGTTACAGCAATTGCAGGAAG GTACTCTTCAGGAATAtcagaaaaggatgaaaaagtTGGACCAGCAGTACAAAGAAAGGATACGAAATGCAG aactgttcctgcagctggaa ACAGAtcaggtggaaaaaaattacgtgaaggaaaagaaagcagcagcaaaggagtTTGAAGATAAGAAAATTGAGCTTAAGGAAAACCTGATAGCGGAgttggaagagaagaaaaagatgatTGAGAATGAAAAGCTAACTATGGAATTAACAGGAG ATTCAATGGAAGTGAAGCCTATTATGACGAGGAAACTGAGACGGCGACCAAATGATCCGGTTCCTATCCCAGACAAGAGGAGGAAACCTGCCCCTG CTCAGCTAAATTATTTGTTGACTGATGAGCAAATAATGGAGGACCTAAGAACGCTGAATAAG CTTAAATCACCCAAGAGACCAG cctccccctcctctcccgaGCACCTCCCAGCTACACCAGCAGAGTCTCCAGCACAGCGATTTGAAGCTCGGATAGAAGATGGCAAACTCTACTATGACAAGAGATG gtACCACAAGAGCCAAGCTATTTACCTGGAGTCTAAGGAGAACACGAAGATTAGCTGTGTGATCAGTTCTGTGGGTGCCAACGAG aTCTGGGTGAGGAAAACCAGCGACAGCACCAAGATGAGGATCTacctggggcagctgcagcgGGGAGTGTTCGTGATCCGCCGGCGCTCGGCCACCTga